In Nocardia sp. NBC_00403, one DNA window encodes the following:
- a CDS encoding arginine deiminase translates to MGAEAVQGGHAGEPDGNGRGGTGDPGRRLAVTSEVGTLRTVLLHRPGDELRRLTPRNNDQLLFDGIPWVERAQQEHDTFSGVLRKRGVEVLLLADLLADTLDVSGAARIQGISGAVDARRLGHGLADELAAYLRGVPARELADILMAGMTFDELPFGPNTPSLVRRMHHGGDFVIDPLPNLLFTRDSSFWVGPRVAITALALPARIRETSLTDLIYAFHPRFLGVRRAYESHTAPIEGGDVLLLGPGVVAVGVGERTSPAGAEALARSLFDDGLAHTVLVVPIAQNRATMHLDTVCTMVDTDAIVMYPAVRDSLCAFTIHREDGYGVRDGGGVSMRGPDPFLPAAAEAMGIGKMRVIDTGLDGVTAEREQWDDGNNTLALAPGVVVAYERNEMTNSRLTDAGIEVLRIPGSELGSGRGGPRCLSCPLSRDDV, encoded by the coding sequence ATGGGAGCAGAGGCTGTGCAGGGTGGGCACGCAGGCGAGCCGGACGGGAACGGGCGCGGGGGCACCGGCGACCCCGGCAGACGCCTTGCCGTCACGTCCGAAGTCGGCACACTGCGCACGGTGCTGCTGCACCGGCCCGGTGACGAATTGCGCAGGCTGACCCCGCGCAACAACGATCAACTGCTCTTCGACGGCATCCCGTGGGTGGAGCGGGCCCAGCAGGAACACGACACCTTCTCCGGCGTGCTGCGCAAGCGCGGCGTCGAGGTGCTGCTGCTCGCCGACCTGCTCGCCGACACCCTCGACGTCAGCGGCGCCGCCCGAATCCAGGGCATCTCGGGGGCCGTGGATGCGCGCAGGCTCGGGCACGGGCTCGCCGACGAACTGGCCGCCTACCTGCGCGGCGTGCCTGCGCGCGAACTGGCCGACATTCTGATGGCAGGCATGACCTTCGATGAACTACCATTCGGCCCCAACACGCCCTCGCTGGTGCGCCGGATGCACCACGGCGGCGATTTCGTCATCGATCCGCTACCGAATCTGCTGTTCACCAGGGACTCCTCGTTCTGGGTCGGGCCGCGCGTCGCCATCACCGCGCTCGCCCTGCCCGCCCGAATACGCGAGACCTCGCTCACCGACCTCATCTACGCCTTCCATCCCCGCTTCCTCGGGGTGCGCCGCGCCTACGAATCGCATACCGCACCCATCGAGGGCGGCGACGTGCTGCTGCTCGGACCTGGTGTCGTAGCGGTCGGCGTCGGCGAGCGGACCTCACCCGCCGGGGCGGAAGCACTGGCGCGCAGTCTGTTCGACGACGGTCTCGCGCACACCGTGCTGGTGGTGCCGATCGCACAGAATCGCGCGACCATGCACCTGGACACGGTGTGCACGATGGTCGACACCGACGCCATCGTGATGTATCCCGCCGTGCGGGACTCGCTGTGCGCATTCACGATTCACCGTGAAGACGGCTACGGCGTTCGGGACGGTGGTGGGGTGAGCATGCGCGGTCCCGACCCGTTCCTGCCCGCGGCCGCCGAGGCGATGGGCATCGGCAAGATGCGGGTCATCGACACCGGGCTCGACGGCGTCACCGCCGAGCGTGAGCAGTGGGACGACGGCAACAACACCCTGGCGCTCGCTCCAGGCGTGGTCGTCGCCTACGAACGCAATGAGATGACCAACTCCCGGCTGACCGACGCGGGCATCGAGGTACTCCGAATCCCGGGTTCCGAACTGGGTTCCGGGCGCGGCGGCCCACGCTGCTTATCCTGTCCACTGTCCCGAGATGACGTGTGA
- the soxR gene encoding redox-sensitive transcriptional activator SoxR has translation MSTTDWRAKELTPGQLSERSGVAVSALHFYEREGLISSRRTSGNQRRYARETLRRVAFIRISQRVGIPLSDIRAALDKLPEGRTPTRRDWETLSTTWRTDLDDRITQLTRLRDNLTGCIGCGCLSLGSCRLVNEHDRLGEQGPGARVLDVQLNCPSKPAAC, from the coding sequence ATGTCGACAACCGATTGGCGAGCAAAGGAACTGACCCCCGGGCAGCTGTCCGAGCGTAGCGGAGTAGCGGTGTCCGCGTTGCACTTCTATGAACGCGAGGGTCTCATCTCGAGCCGTCGTACCAGCGGAAATCAGCGCAGGTACGCGCGCGAGACGCTGCGACGCGTCGCCTTCATCCGTATTTCGCAGCGCGTCGGCATCCCGCTCAGCGACATCCGCGCCGCGCTGGACAAACTACCGGAAGGCCGCACCCCCACCCGACGTGACTGGGAGACTCTGTCCACCACCTGGCGAACCGACCTCGACGACCGCATCACCCAGCTGACCCGGCTGCGCGACAACCTCACCGGCTGCATCGGCTGCGGGTGCCTGTCGCTCGGCAGCTGCAGGCTGGTCAACGAGCACGATCGGCTCGGCGAGCAGGGACCCGGTGCCCGAGTGCTCGACGTGCAGCTCAACTGCCCGTCGAAGCCAGCAGCCTGCTGA
- a CDS encoding glycosyltransferase, with translation MRIVQLANFYGPRSGGLRTALHHLGEGYVAAGHEVVLIVPGPRRAEELLPTGAVRITLPALGIPWTGGYRAADPRRVADVLAGLRPDVLEVSDRLTLRGFGRWARRREVASVMISHERLDRLLGQVMPGPAARRCADVANRRTAADYDIVVCTTKFARAEFLRVGASNVELVPLGVDLELFSPRRRDHALRADLGVPGHPLLVHCGRLSVEKRVDRSIEAVGALRKAGLEVRLVVAGEGPRREALERRAKALPVLPGGLPAVHFTGFISDRSMVAKLLATADVSLAPGPHETFGLAALEALAAGTPVVASRSSALADIVTAECGAVAADHPSDFARAVTDVLALPTAGRRKAARSRAEQFTWPRAVAGMLAVLGR, from the coding sequence GTGCGCATCGTGCAGCTGGCGAACTTCTACGGCCCGCGGTCCGGTGGGCTGCGCACCGCACTGCATCACCTCGGTGAGGGCTATGTGGCAGCGGGACACGAGGTGGTGCTGATCGTGCCGGGGCCGCGCCGCGCCGAAGAACTATTGCCGACCGGTGCGGTGCGGATTACCTTGCCCGCCTTGGGTATTCCATGGACCGGCGGCTACCGGGCGGCAGATCCGCGGCGGGTGGCCGATGTGCTGGCCGGCTTACGTCCGGACGTGCTGGAGGTGTCCGATCGGCTGACGTTGCGCGGATTCGGTCGATGGGCGCGGCGGCGCGAGGTGGCGAGCGTGATGATCTCGCACGAACGGCTGGATCGGCTGCTCGGCCAGGTCATGCCGGGTCCCGCTGCCCGCCGCTGTGCCGACGTGGCCAACCGGCGGACCGCCGCGGACTACGACATCGTGGTGTGCACCACGAAGTTCGCGCGCGCGGAGTTTCTGCGCGTCGGTGCGTCGAATGTCGAACTGGTACCGCTCGGTGTCGATCTGGAGCTGTTCAGTCCGCGTCGGCGCGATCATGCGCTGCGGGCCGATCTCGGCGTACCGGGGCATCCGCTGCTGGTGCACTGCGGCAGGCTCTCGGTGGAGAAGCGGGTCGACCGCAGCATCGAGGCGGTGGGCGCGCTGCGGAAGGCGGGCCTGGAGGTGCGGCTGGTCGTCGCGGGCGAGGGCCCGCGGCGCGAGGCGCTGGAGCGCCGCGCCAAGGCGCTGCCGGTGCTGCCGGGCGGGTTACCGGCGGTGCATTTCACCGGGTTCATCTCGGATCGGTCGATGGTGGCGAAACTGCTGGCCACCGCGGATGTTTCGCTGGCGCCCGGCCCGCACGAGACCTTCGGCCTCGCCGCGTTGGAGGCGCTCGCGGCCGGGACGCCGGTCGTCGCCAGCCGATCGTCCGCGCTGGCCGATATCGTCACCGCGGAGTGTGGCGCGGTGGCCGCCGATCATCCCTCGGATTTCGCCCGAGCGGTCACCGATGTGCTGGCACTGCCGACCGCGGGGCGCAGGAAGGCCGCGCGCAGCCGGGCCGAGCAATTCACCTGGCCGCGGGCGGTCGCGGGCATGCTCGCGGTCCTCGGCCGATGA
- a CDS encoding SDR family oxidoreductase: MVGRGRAGRRTMQGARVLVTGAASGIGRASALAAAADGAEVVLTDINAEGLDETVSAIGAAGGVVLLARALDITDYDAVTEFAKDVHVEFGTLDVVMNIAGTSTWGTVENLEHRHWRKMVDVNLMGPIHVIENFVPPMVRAGRGGALVNVSSAAGLLALPWHAAYSAGKYGIRGVSEVLRFDLERHGISVHLVVPGAVNTPLVQSFDLVGIDKDDPRVRRLAGAFTKHAVEPEHVASQILRGIERNRFLVYTSFDIRFGYWWSRKFAYPYEFVIRRVSARFSRLLASTGS, from the coding sequence ATGGTTGGTCGCGGACGTGCAGGCCGTAGGACGATGCAGGGCGCCAGGGTGTTGGTGACGGGCGCCGCCAGCGGCATAGGCAGGGCGAGTGCGCTCGCTGCCGCGGCGGACGGCGCCGAGGTGGTGCTGACGGATATCAATGCCGAAGGACTCGACGAGACGGTGTCGGCCATCGGGGCGGCGGGCGGCGTCGTGCTCCTGGCACGGGCGTTGGACATCACCGACTACGACGCGGTCACCGAGTTCGCGAAGGATGTGCACGTGGAGTTCGGCACCCTCGATGTCGTGATGAACATTGCCGGCACCTCGACCTGGGGCACCGTCGAGAACCTCGAACACCGGCATTGGCGAAAGATGGTGGACGTCAACCTGATGGGCCCGATCCACGTGATCGAGAACTTCGTGCCGCCGATGGTGCGGGCGGGCCGGGGCGGGGCGCTGGTGAACGTGTCCTCGGCGGCGGGTCTGCTCGCGCTGCCGTGGCATGCCGCCTACAGCGCGGGCAAGTACGGCATCCGCGGCGTCTCCGAGGTGTTGCGATTCGATCTGGAGCGCCACGGCATTTCGGTGCATCTGGTGGTGCCCGGCGCGGTGAACACGCCGCTGGTGCAGTCCTTCGATCTGGTCGGCATCGACAAGGACGACCCGCGGGTGCGCCGGCTGGCCGGCGCGTTCACCAAGCATGCGGTGGAGCCGGAACATGTTGCGTCGCAGATCCTTCGCGGCATCGAACGCAACAGGTTCCTGGTCTACACCTCGTTCGATATCCGGTTCGGGTATTGGTGGTCACGGAAATTCGCCTACCCCTACGAATTCGTCATCCGCAGGGTCAGCGCTCGCTTCAGCAGGCTGCTGGCTTCGACGGGCAGTTGA
- a CDS encoding putative bifunctional diguanylate cyclase/phosphodiesterase: protein MGVDATTMVAASERVLARLVEHFDVDFSYLRHTDRERRATVLIAEWPHRGDIPDPDPLKVVFFESADSVFRELEHATEPIVVRPTVESADYQETIRRSSGIPEVAMAAVPLLSRGESTGVLGFIKQGDRDWSTRELNVLKAIAALFAQLQARVVAEERLRYIALHDDLTGLANRRALLEHMEERLHAGSSGPVAAFFLDLDRLKALNDFLGHTAGDNFIRTLSSRLRENLDPNDMIARLGGDEFVIVPAKPMDAVAAELEATRIQQLIGRRVTVGGESVSRGASVGVAVGIPGETTVADVLRRADHALLSAKSGGGNGVAVFTDAMRAQFELQDDVELNLRGAVSDGSLLLHYQPEVDLRTGRIVALEALVRWLHPTRGLLPPGAFVSVAEATNLAGELGRWVIRSACAQFAEWRRRGLAANVVMRINVSPVQLVSLDFVERIEDILRLFGIDGSSVCLEITEHVVVQDLARTQVTLRGLKRMGVQIAIDDFGTGYSSLSHLKALPVDAVKIDRGFVQRLGASTDDLAIVKSIIGLAGSFGLGVVGEGVETPVAARTLVGLGCYRAQGFLIARPMPADEVEPHLAMGRIPLDLDLPRAGRGTAKY from the coding sequence ATGGGCGTCGACGCCACGACGATGGTGGCGGCGAGTGAGCGGGTGCTGGCCAGATTGGTCGAGCACTTCGACGTCGATTTCAGCTATTTGCGACACACCGATCGAGAGCGAAGAGCCACCGTGCTCATCGCGGAGTGGCCGCATCGCGGTGACATCCCGGATCCCGATCCGCTGAAGGTCGTGTTCTTCGAGAGCGCGGATTCGGTGTTCCGCGAGCTCGAACACGCCACCGAGCCGATCGTGGTGCGGCCGACCGTGGAATCCGCCGACTATCAAGAGACGATCCGTCGTTCCTCGGGGATCCCGGAGGTCGCCATGGCCGCCGTCCCGCTGCTTTCGCGTGGTGAATCGACCGGCGTGCTCGGCTTCATCAAACAGGGCGATCGGGACTGGAGCACCAGAGAACTCAACGTGCTCAAGGCGATTGCCGCGCTGTTCGCGCAGCTGCAGGCGCGAGTGGTCGCCGAGGAGCGGCTGCGCTACATCGCACTGCACGACGATCTCACCGGACTTGCCAATCGCCGTGCGCTGCTCGAGCACATGGAGGAACGATTACACGCGGGCAGTTCCGGCCCGGTGGCCGCGTTCTTCCTCGACCTCGATCGCCTCAAGGCGCTCAACGATTTCCTCGGCCACACGGCCGGTGACAATTTCATCCGCACGCTGTCCTCGCGACTGCGTGAGAACCTCGACCCGAACGACATGATCGCCCGGCTCGGCGGCGACGAGTTCGTGATCGTGCCCGCCAAACCGATGGACGCGGTGGCGGCCGAGCTGGAGGCGACCAGAATCCAGCAGCTCATCGGGCGGCGGGTCACCGTCGGCGGCGAGTCGGTCAGCCGCGGTGCGAGTGTCGGTGTCGCGGTGGGTATCCCGGGGGAGACCACGGTCGCCGATGTCCTGCGCCGGGCCGATCATGCGCTGCTGTCGGCCAAGTCGGGTGGCGGCAATGGCGTCGCGGTGTTCACCGATGCTATGCGCGCCCAGTTCGAACTGCAGGACGATGTCGAACTCAACCTGCGCGGCGCGGTGTCCGACGGCTCGCTGCTGCTGCACTATCAGCCCGAGGTCGACCTGCGCACCGGACGGATCGTCGCGTTGGAGGCTTTGGTTCGCTGGCTGCACCCGACGCGGGGCCTGTTGCCGCCTGGTGCGTTCGTCAGCGTCGCGGAGGCAACCAATCTGGCGGGCGAACTCGGCCGCTGGGTGATCAGGTCGGCGTGCGCCCAGTTCGCGGAATGGCGGCGGCGTGGCCTGGCCGCGAATGTGGTGATGCGGATCAATGTGTCGCCGGTTCAGCTGGTCAGCCTCGACTTCGTGGAGCGCATCGAGGACATCCTGCGGCTGTTCGGCATCGACGGCAGTTCGGTGTGCCTGGAGATCACCGAGCATGTGGTGGTACAGGATCTGGCCCGTACACAGGTCACACTGCGTGGACTCAAGCGGATGGGCGTGCAGATCGCCATCGACGACTTCGGCACCGGCTACAGCTCCTTGTCGCACCTCAAGGCGCTGCCGGTCGACGCGGTGAAGATCGACCGCGGCTTCGTGCAGCGCCTCGGCGCGAGCACCGACGACCTCGCGATCGTGAAGTCCATCATCGGCCTGGCCGGATCCTTCGGCCTCGGTGTCGTCGGGGAGGGCGTGGAGACGCCGGTGGCGGCGCGCACCCTGGTCGGATTGGGTTGCTATCGGGCGCAAGGCTTTCTGATCGCCCGGCCGATGCCCGCAGACGAGGTCGAGCCACATCTCGCGATGGGCCGAATCCCCTTGGACCTCGATTTGCCGCGCGCGGGCCGCGGCACGGCGAAGTACTGA